A stretch of the Coprobacillus cateniformis genome encodes the following:
- a CDS encoding ROK family protein, with amino-acid sequence MIYLTLDIGGSAIKYGLIDDSMTFLEKGSIPAPTENKEQFLDSIYSFYEKYKGSISGIGISMPGVINPEIGFAKTGGAFSFIKDMNLVEILQERIPLPITIGNDAKCAAYAELGFGCLKGISDAVMIVLGTGIGGCLIIDGKVHIGKSYASGEFSCVSTAKYCTQSEEDEWCHENGSSGLLKSVQKSLNTTQQYTGKEIFEMANRNNPQVLKGIDDFCNKLVRQIFNLQAIFDPEMIAIGGGISKQPILRKYINKYIEKMNSYYQNHDYPLNRPKVVICQHGNDANLIGALFQLKNMMKLYYKDDTVLERK; translated from the coding sequence ATGATTTATTTGACATTAGATATTGGTGGGAGTGCCATAAAATATGGATTGATTGATGATTCTATGACATTTTTGGAAAAAGGAAGTATACCTGCGCCTACAGAAAATAAGGAACAATTTTTAGATTCTATATACTCATTTTATGAAAAGTATAAAGGGAGTATAAGTGGTATAGGTATCTCAATGCCAGGAGTCATTAATCCAGAGATTGGTTTTGCGAAAACAGGAGGAGCCTTTTCTTTTATTAAAGATATGAATCTTGTTGAGATATTGCAAGAAAGAATCCCTTTGCCAATAACAATCGGAAATGATGCCAAATGTGCAGCGTATGCAGAACTTGGTTTTGGATGTTTAAAGGGGATAAGTGATGCAGTAATGATTGTTCTTGGAACAGGGATAGGTGGATGTTTAATCATTGATGGAAAGGTTCATATTGGCAAATCATATGCTTCTGGTGAGTTTTCATGTGTAAGCACTGCAAAATACTGCACTCAATCGGAAGAAGATGAATGGTGTCATGAAAATGGGAGTTCTGGATTGCTTAAATCCGTACAAAAGTCACTGAATACAACACAGCAATATACTGGCAAGGAGATATTTGAAATGGCTAATAGAAACAATCCACAAGTCTTAAAAGGGATTGATGATTTTTGTAATAAGCTTGTTCGTCAAATATTTAATCTTCAAGCAATATTTGATCCGGAAATGATAGCTATTGGTGGAGGTATATCTAAACAACCAATATTACGAAAATATATAAATAAATATATTGAGAAAATGAATAGTTATTATCAAAATCATGACTACCCATTGAATAGACCAAAAGTTGTGATATGTCAACATGGTAATGATGCCAATCTTATAGGCGCACTCTTTCAACTTAAAAATATGATGAAGTTATATTATAAGGATGATACTGTTCTAGAAAGAAAATAA
- a CDS encoding putative manganese-dependent inorganic diphosphatase — MKDIVFVSGHKNPDSDSICSAIAYAHLLFVTGRYNAVPVRLGDVNKETEFILKRFGVEIPVLLKTVKQKVEDLDYDKVTVFSKELTLKTAWALMKQQNLKSAPVLDDHSQLLGLLSTSNIIEGYMDDWNSEILKEANTPIENVIDTLDASILYLDKSLKTIKGEVHIAAMTGEEAMKRIHENDVVIVGGDRDEAVEHLIEGKVSLIILTGLLSIDDALLNKCMEAHISVISTPFNTFMSSQQIIQSIPVEYVMQKGGLTTFSTDDTLDYVKEVMSETRYRSYPVLDFMGRVVGSVSRFQVLNGMRKKVIQVDHNERGQSIDGIEDAEILEIIDHHRVADIQTIGPVMFRAEPVGCTATIVAKCYKEQGIEIPADMAGLMLGAIISDTLLFKSPTCTPTDTKMAKELAAIANVDIKDFGMDMFKAGTSLVGKTVEEIFNQDYKKFSFGDVSVGVAQVNTMDIEGFAPYKAEMLAYMEKVAVDNHMQFAMLLLTDVINATSEVFVAGPRPDYVETAFKIDLVEQQASLPGVISRKKQVVPVITDVLTQ, encoded by the coding sequence ATGAAAGACATTGTTTTTGTAAGTGGGCACAAGAATCCAGATAGTGATTCTATCTGCAGTGCTATTGCTTATGCACATTTATTATTTGTAACTGGACGCTATAATGCTGTGCCGGTTAGACTTGGTGATGTTAATAAGGAAACTGAGTTTATTTTGAAGAGATTTGGTGTAGAGATACCTGTTTTGTTAAAGACTGTTAAACAAAAAGTTGAAGACTTGGATTATGATAAAGTAACTGTTTTTTCAAAGGAATTGACTTTAAAAACTGCTTGGGCCTTAATGAAACAACAAAATTTAAAAAGTGCACCTGTTTTAGATGACCATAGTCAATTGTTAGGGTTATTGTCTACATCTAATATTATTGAAGGATATATGGATGATTGGAATAGTGAAATTCTTAAAGAAGCCAATACACCAATTGAAAATGTTATTGATACATTAGATGCAAGTATTTTATATTTAGATAAATCCTTAAAAACAATTAAAGGTGAAGTACATATTGCTGCCATGACTGGAGAAGAAGCCATGAAACGCATTCATGAAAATGATGTTGTTATTGTTGGTGGAGATAGAGATGAAGCTGTTGAACATTTGATTGAAGGGAAAGTTTCTTTAATTATTCTAACAGGATTATTATCAATTGATGATGCTTTATTAAATAAATGTATGGAAGCTCATATTAGTGTTATTTCAACGCCATTTAATACATTTATGTCATCACAACAAATTATTCAATCTATTCCTGTTGAATATGTTATGCAAAAAGGTGGGTTAACAACATTTTCAACAGATGATACTTTAGATTATGTGAAAGAAGTGATGAGTGAAACACGTTATAGAAGTTATCCTGTTTTAGATTTTATGGGAAGAGTTGTAGGGTCAGTTTCCCGTTTCCAAGTCTTAAATGGAATGAGAAAAAAAGTGATTCAAGTTGATCATAATGAAAGAGGACAATCTATTGATGGAATTGAGGATGCAGAGATCTTAGAAATTATTGATCACCATAGAGTTGCAGATATTCAAACAATTGGACCTGTCATGTTTAGAGCAGAACCAGTTGGATGTACAGCAACGATTGTTGCTAAATGTTATAAGGAGCAAGGTATTGAAATACCTGCTGATATGGCTGGACTTATGCTAGGGGCTATTATAAGTGATACGCTTTTATTCAAATCTCCTACATGTACACCAACTGATACAAAGATGGCTAAAGAATTAGCAGCTATTGCTAATGTGGATATTAAAGACTTTGGAATGGACATGTTTAAAGCTGGAACTTCGTTGGTTGGAAAAACTGTTGAAGAGATTTTTAATCAAGATTATAAGAAGTTTAGTTTTGGAGATGTTTCTGTTGGAGTGGCTCAAGTCAACACAATGGATATTGAAGGATTTGCGCCATATAAGGCTGAAATGTTGGCATATATGGAAAAGGTTGCAGTGGATAATCATATGCAATTTGCTATGTTGTTATTAACTGATGTTATTAATGCTACAAGTGAAGTGTTTGTTGCTGGTCCACGTCCTGATTATGTCGAAACAGCATTCAAGATTGATTTGGTTGAACAACAGGCAAGTCTTCCAGGTGTTATTTCTAGAAAGAAACAAGTTGTTCCTGTAATCACTGATGTGTTAACACAATAG
- a CDS encoding DUF2085 domain-containing protein — MCNGIAERAPHILGFCFPLCYRCTFIVILFIMTLYIAYKHKKTIPLYVIFLCMLPMIIDGSLQTFWGMMSNNLRRALTGAVFGYALGMLVTKAYIYIDKK; from the coding sequence ATGTGTAATGGTATAGCTGAACGTGCTCCTCATATTTTAGGCTTTTGTTTTCCTTTGTGTTATAGATGCACATTTATTGTTATTTTATTTATAATGACTTTGTATATTGCTTATAAACACAAAAAAACAATTCCTTTGTATGTTATTTTCCTTTGCATGTTACCAATGATTATTGATGGAAGTCTACAAACATTTTGGGGAATGATGAGTAACAATTTGAGAAGAGCATTAACAGGAGCTGTTTTCGGGTATGCCCTGGGAATGCTTGTCACAAAAGCATATATTTATATTGATAAAAAATAA
- a CDS encoding YczE/YyaS/YitT family protein, translated as MSDSNKMSLQIKKYFMIIFSFMIVGIGFAFTLKANVGVGAWDALSASLNSLTGIEVGTLGMILNIVCVLGQIIILRKDFKMIQFLQIPLSVLLGIVINYVLYDILIFPFESFIGRIIMYIISTEVCVVGVAFIMVLDEVTFALEGFCDALTKMIPLKFHVIRQCADILSFAIIIVMTLFTDIPWSIGIGTVIGMVIFGPSLGMFMKLFKRMLVKEVSI; from the coding sequence ATGTCAGACAGTAATAAGATGAGTCTTCAAATAAAAAAATACTTCATGATTATTTTTAGTTTTATGATTGTCGGCATTGGTTTTGCTTTTACACTGAAGGCGAATGTAGGAGTTGGTGCATGGGATGCGTTAAGCGCATCCCTTAACTCTTTGACTGGGATTGAGGTTGGAACTTTAGGGATGATTTTAAATATTGTTTGTGTATTAGGACAAATCATTATCTTAAGAAAAGATTTTAAAATGATTCAATTCTTACAAATACCATTAAGTGTCTTACTTGGAATTGTTATCAATTATGTATTATATGATATTCTTATATTTCCATTTGAATCTTTTATAGGACGAATCATCATGTATATTATATCTACTGAAGTTTGTGTTGTTGGTGTTGCTTTCATTATGGTATTAGATGAAGTGACTTTTGCTTTAGAGGGATTTTGTGATGCTCTTACAAAAATGATTCCATTAAAGTTTCATGTGATAAGACAATGTGCTGATATTCTTTCGTTTGCAATTATTATTGTAATGACTCTTTTTACTGATATTCCTTGGTCTATAGGTATAGGAACAGTGATAGGAATGGTTATATTTGGACCAAGTTTAGGGATGTTCATGAAGTTGTTCAAAAGGATGCTGGTGAAAGAGGTAAGTATATAA
- a CDS encoding UDP-glucose--hexose-1-phosphate uridylyltransferase, translating into MNHEINRLIHFGLEHGMIQEEDKDYTVNLLLDLFQLEDFEWEDIYETLSECTPILENMLDYAVAKKFIENNITSRDLFDTRIMNCLMPRPSEVVKTFYERYQFQPQAATDYYYGLSIASNYIRKSRTDKNIRFKRYYKYGNIEITINLSKPEKDPQEIAKAKLIKSSGYPRCLLCKENVGFKGDLNRAARQTHRIIPVELDHSHYYLQYSPYVYYNEHCIVFNQEHKPMVINKETFTHLLSFIEIFPHYMLGSNADLPIVGGSILTHDHFQGGRYTFPIEGAEVIQTIKLQNYPTLTIEVMKWPLSTIRVTSSDKAAIVDFSETVLKQWKMYSLPSLDIISHTGDIPHNTVTPIARRKNSEYQMDLVLRNNRTSEKYPDGIFHPHQNLHHIKKENIGLIEVMGLAILPARLKDELELLRACLLHQSHIEDYAVLEKHQLWYQELEESYVINEDNVDNIIAESLTRKFVNVLEDAGVFKMNEEGIDAFISFVKSFDKKEE; encoded by the coding sequence ATGAATCATGAAATCAATAGATTGATTCATTTTGGGTTAGAGCATGGAATGATTCAAGAAGAAGATAAGGATTATACTGTTAATTTGTTATTGGATCTTTTTCAATTGGAAGATTTTGAATGGGAAGATATTTATGAAACTTTATCTGAATGTACACCTATTTTAGAGAATATGCTTGATTATGCTGTTGCAAAAAAATTTATTGAAAATAATATAACATCAAGGGATTTATTTGATACACGTATTATGAATTGTTTAATGCCTCGACCAAGTGAAGTTGTGAAAACATTTTATGAACGATATCAATTTCAACCACAGGCTGCGACAGATTATTATTATGGTTTATCCATTGCATCTAACTATATTAGAAAAAGTCGAACTGATAAGAATATTCGTTTTAAAAGATATTATAAATATGGCAATATTGAAATCACAATCAATCTTTCAAAGCCAGAAAAAGACCCTCAAGAGATTGCAAAAGCAAAACTTATCAAATCAAGTGGGTATCCAAGATGCTTGTTATGTAAAGAAAATGTTGGCTTCAAAGGTGATTTAAATCGAGCAGCTAGACAAACTCATAGAATTATTCCTGTTGAATTAGATCATTCACATTATTATTTACAATATTCACCATATGTTTATTACAATGAACATTGTATTGTTTTTAACCAAGAACATAAACCTATGGTTATTAATAAAGAAACATTTACACATTTGTTATCTTTTATAGAAATATTTCCACATTATATGCTAGGTTCAAATGCTGATTTGCCAATTGTTGGTGGTTCAATTTTGACTCATGATCATTTTCAGGGAGGGAGATACACTTTTCCAATTGAAGGTGCTGAGGTTATTCAAACAATCAAACTTCAAAATTACCCAACATTGACAATTGAAGTCATGAAATGGCCATTATCCACAATCAGAGTAACTTCATCAGATAAAGCTGCTATTGTTGATTTTTCAGAGACTGTTTTGAAACAATGGAAAATGTACTCACTTCCTTCTTTAGATATCATTTCTCATACTGGAGATATTCCACATAATACAGTCACACCGATTGCTCGTCGAAAGAATTCTGAATATCAAATGGATTTGGTATTACGTAACAATCGTACAAGCGAAAAGTATCCAGATGGTATATTCCATCCACATCAGAATTTGCATCATATAAAAAAAGAAAATATAGGTTTGATTGAAGTTATGGGATTAGCAATCTTACCGGCACGCCTCAAAGATGAGTTAGAATTATTAAGAGCCTGTCTTTTGCATCAATCTCATATCGAAGATTATGCTGTTTTAGAGAAACACCAATTATGGTATCAGGAACTTGAAGAAAGTTATGTAATCAATGAAGATAATGTTGATAATATTATTGCTGAATCATTAACACGAAAGTTTGTTAATGTTTTAGAAGATGCTGGTGTTTTTAAAATGAATGAAGAAGGTATTGATGCGTTTATAAGTTTTGTAAAATCATTTGACAAGAAGGAGGAATAA
- a CDS encoding zinc-ribbon domain-containing protein produces MYCYQCGKQVEEDVKFCPYCGAQLNSHDQNNGNGYNPINQNYQGSYQKPDDESSFGYALLSFFIPVVGLVLYLVWSKEYPLRAKSCIKGFIANIVFYVLMFCCIMSGIVGIASQYDDEVHWNHNDFNAVVETVSYE; encoded by the coding sequence ATGTATTGTTATCAATGTGGAAAACAGGTTGAAGAAGATGTGAAATTCTGCCCTTATTGTGGTGCACAGCTCAATTCGCATGACCAAAATAATGGAAATGGATATAACCCTATTAATCAGAATTATCAAGGTTCATATCAAAAACCAGATGATGAATCAAGTTTTGGTTATGCACTGCTTTCTTTTTTTATTCCAGTTGTTGGGCTTGTCTTATATCTGGTATGGAGCAAAGAATATCCATTGCGTGCTAAATCTTGTATCAAAGGCTTTATTGCTAATATTGTTTTTTATGTTTTGATGTTTTGTTGTATCATGAGTGGAATTGTTGGTATTGCTTCTCAATATGATGATGAAGTTCATTGGAATCATAATGATTTTAACGCTGTTGTAGAAACAGTTTCTTATGAGTAG
- a CDS encoding helix-turn-helix transcriptional regulator: MYKLLEPYGKLVEFLGEALGENVEIALHDLTSQEQEIVAISNSHISGREVGAKLSNLSIHYLETKQYKDHDFVMNYKTTGPDGKLLRSATYFIKEEGHEVPVGMLCINVNISDYEYLESTLKRILGIKESKDVEFKLDNPIEILSSPLDEMIDLYIKECLEQMGFPSYFLVERLNVEEKIKVVKYLQDKGTFKVKGAIVLVAEKLAVSEPTIYRYLKKM, translated from the coding sequence ATGTATAAATTGTTAGAACCATATGGAAAATTAGTAGAATTTTTGGGAGAAGCTTTAGGTGAAAATGTAGAAATTGCATTACATGATTTGACTTCTCAAGAACAGGAAATAGTAGCAATATCAAACAGTCATATTTCTGGCAGAGAGGTTGGTGCTAAACTTTCTAATCTATCAATTCACTATTTGGAGACAAAACAATATAAAGATCATGATTTCGTAATGAACTATAAAACAACTGGTCCAGATGGAAAACTGTTACGATCAGCAACTTATTTTATAAAAGAAGAAGGGCATGAGGTTCCAGTAGGAATGTTGTGTATTAATGTGAATATTTCTGACTATGAATATTTAGAGTCTACATTAAAGAGAATTTTAGGAATTAAGGAATCTAAGGATGTTGAATTTAAATTAGATAATCCAATTGAGATTCTATCATCACCATTAGATGAAATGATTGATTTATACATAAAGGAATGCTTAGAACAAATGGGATTTCCAAGTTATTTCTTAGTTGAAAGATTGAATGTAGAAGAAAAGATTAAAGTTGTTAAATATTTACAAGATAAGGGTACATTTAAGGTAAAGGGAGCTATTGTTCTTGTTGCTGAAAAATTGGCTGTTAGTGAGCCAACAATTTATCGTTATTTAAAGAAAATGTAA
- a CDS encoding galactokinase — protein MKKASLLIQEIQTHKYNSIFKDVYVDEHLLSYQKERYVQAIEKFISLYGDQEVEIYSTPGRSEVCGNHTDHQHGEVLAAAINLDIIAVVAPTKETIKVLSDDYDIQGVNIKDLEKRDQEVESSEGLIRGVCARYQQLGYKIGGFNAYMTSDVLQGSGLSSSAAFEVVVGTILSGLYNNMSINPVTIAQVGQYSENVYFGKPCGLMDQCACSVGSLIHIDFQDNEHPIVNKIEVDFSEFKHSLCIVDVHASHADLTNDYASIPYEMKKVAQYFGKEVLRDVEEAEFYKKLPEVRTAINDRAVLRTIHLFEENKRVEKAVSALNDRDFDTFKKTIKASGESSFKYLQNIYSNHNTDQQAVSIALALSEDILGANGVCRIHGGGFAGTIQVFVEDEFVDTYQREIEKYFGEGSCHVLKVRKYGGMKVL, from the coding sequence ATGAAAAAGGCAAGTTTATTAATACAGGAGATACAGACTCATAAATATAATTCTATTTTTAAAGATGTTTATGTTGATGAGCATTTATTAAGTTATCAAAAAGAAAGATATGTTCAAGCAATTGAAAAATTTATTTCATTGTATGGTGATCAGGAAGTTGAAATTTATAGTACACCAGGGCGTAGTGAAGTTTGTGGAAATCATACAGATCATCAGCATGGTGAAGTTTTGGCTGCTGCAATTAATTTAGATATTATTGCTGTGGTTGCTCCAACTAAAGAGACAATTAAGGTGTTGTCTGATGACTATGATATTCAAGGTGTAAATATCAAGGATTTAGAAAAAAGAGATCAGGAAGTTGAAAGTTCAGAAGGTCTTATTCGAGGTGTATGTGCGAGATATCAGCAATTAGGATATAAGATTGGTGGATTTAATGCTTATATGACAAGTGATGTTTTACAGGGGTCTGGTTTGTCATCTTCAGCTGCTTTTGAAGTTGTTGTTGGGACAATACTTTCTGGACTGTATAATAATATGTCTATTAATCCAGTGACAATTGCACAAGTTGGTCAATATAGTGAGAATGTTTATTTTGGAAAGCCATGCGGTCTTATGGACCAGTGTGCCTGTTCAGTGGGAAGTCTTATTCATATTGACTTTCAGGATAATGAACATCCAATTGTGAATAAGATAGAAGTTGATTTTTCGGAATTTAAACACAGTTTATGTATTGTTGATGTTCATGCATCACATGCAGATCTGACAAATGACTATGCTTCTATTCCTTATGAAATGAAAAAGGTGGCTCAATATTTTGGGAAAGAGGTCTTGAGAGATGTTGAAGAAGCAGAGTTCTATAAAAAATTACCTGAAGTAAGAACCGCAATCAATGATAGAGCTGTTTTAAGAACGATTCATCTTTTTGAAGAGAATAAACGTGTAGAGAAAGCTGTATCAGCTTTAAATGATAGAGATTTTGATACTTTTAAAAAGACAATCAAAGCTTCTGGCGAAAGTTCTTTTAAGTATCTGCAAAATATTTATTCAAATCATAATACTGATCAACAAGCTGTTTCCATCGCATTGGCACTGTCAGAAGATATTTTAGGAGCAAATGGTGTATGCCGTATTCATGGTGGTGGATTTGCAGGAACAATTCAAGTTTTTGTTGAAGATGAATTTGTAGACACATATCAAAGAGAAATTGAGAAATATTTTGGTGAAGGATCATGCCACGTTTTGAAAGTCAGAAAGTATGGTGGAATGAAAGTTTTATAG
- a CDS encoding aldose epimerase family protein, whose amino-acid sequence MIRIIESLDNGIDLISMQNDELEIVVSNFGCTIVKILMKDKDGHVGDVVLGYDDFKSYQTLDAYLGALVGRVANRIGKGHFSLNNEEYTLAINNGPNHLHGGIKGFSYQTFDYEIRDGYTIIFHYSSPDGEEGYPGDLELKVIYELKDDTLHIRYLATTNKDTLINITNHSYFNLSAKQENVYNHLLQVKADQYACIDSDGLPTGKFQQTKDTAFDFLQPTTIGEQIIKDDKQLQLGKGFDHPFIFNTQQNQVILEHPATGRRLTVSTTLPGAQIYTANYLDGRLGKYGQHYYERDAVCIETQNLPDAIHIEENPTTLLKKGETYDEMTSYKFEVIKS is encoded by the coding sequence ATGATTAGAATCATAGAAAGTTTAGATAATGGTATTGATCTCATTTCTATGCAAAATGATGAATTGGAAATTGTAGTTTCTAATTTTGGTTGTACAATTGTAAAGATTTTAATGAAAGATAAAGATGGTCATGTTGGAGATGTTGTTTTAGGTTATGATGATTTTAAAAGTTATCAGACACTTGATGCTTATTTGGGAGCGTTGGTAGGGAGAGTTGCAAATAGAATTGGAAAAGGGCATTTTTCTTTAAATAATGAAGAGTATACATTAGCTATTAACAATGGTCCTAATCATTTACATGGCGGTATAAAAGGATTTAGTTATCAAACTTTTGATTATGAAATAAGAGATGGATATACAATTATATTTCATTATTCTTCACCTGATGGTGAAGAAGGTTATCCTGGCGATTTAGAGTTGAAAGTTATTTACGAATTAAAAGATGATACACTTCATATTCGCTATCTAGCAACAACAAATAAGGATACACTGATTAATATCACTAATCATTCTTATTTTAACTTGTCTGCTAAGCAAGAAAATGTTTATAATCATTTATTACAAGTGAAAGCAGATCAATATGCATGCATTGATTCAGATGGTTTACCAACTGGAAAATTCCAACAAACAAAAGATACTGCTTTTGATTTTTTACAGCCAACGACAATAGGAGAGCAGATTATCAAAGATGATAAGCAGCTTCAATTAGGAAAAGGATTTGATCATCCATTTATTTTCAATACCCAACAAAATCAAGTCATATTAGAACATCCAGCAACTGGAAGACGTTTAACTGTTTCTACAACATTACCTGGAGCGCAGATTTATACAGCTAATTATTTAGATGGACGTTTAGGAAAATATGGTCAACATTATTATGAAAGAGATGCAGTTTGTATTGAAACGCAAAATTTACCAGATGCTATTCATATTGAAGAAAATCCGACAACATTATTAAAGAAAGGTGAAACTTATGATGAAATGACATCATATAAGTTTGAGGTTATAAAATCATGA
- a CDS encoding glycoside hydrolase family 1 protein, which yields MLHKKLVKFDNDFLWGASTSAYQVEGANLVDGKGPSCQDVKEVPEGTSDLTVCADHYHHFKEDIALMAEMGFKTYRFSISWSRVLPQGTGKINPKGIEFYNQLIDECLKYNIIPFVTMFHFDMPAALDEKGGWSCPESVEWFLEYARVLFKNFGDRVKYWLTINEQNMLTLAGQVIGALHLPKGCTNEMKEIYQQNHYMLVAQAKVMSLCHDMNPDAKIGPALNISLVYAASCRPEDVIAAQNFNAIRNWLYLDASVYGVYNNLVWAYLQENDACPEFADGDAEALKNGHPDFIGFNYYNTATCQESDGTETDNPVADQQTTGGAAGLYRAYRNEYLEMTEFGWEIDPVGFRGTIREIYSRYRLPMIVCENGIGAYDQLVDGRVHDSYRIQYLREHIEQIQLAISDGCEMMGYCPWSAIDLISTHEGMVKRYGFIYVDREEFDLKQLKRYRKDSFYWYKKVIATHGRDLTDRFEVG from the coding sequence ATGTTACACAAAAAATTAGTAAAGTTTGATAATGATTTTCTTTGGGGTGCGAGTACTTCAGCATATCAAGTAGAAGGTGCGAACCTTGTTGATGGGAAAGGACCATCGTGCCAAGATGTGAAGGAAGTGCCAGAAGGGACTTCTGATTTGACTGTTTGTGCTGATCATTATCATCATTTTAAAGAAGATATTGCTTTAATGGCAGAAATGGGATTTAAAACATATCGTTTTTCAATCTCTTGGTCTAGAGTTTTACCTCAAGGAACTGGAAAAATAAATCCTAAAGGAATAGAATTCTATAATCAATTAATAGATGAATGTTTAAAATACAATATTATTCCATTTGTGACAATGTTTCATTTTGATATGCCAGCAGCTCTTGATGAAAAAGGTGGTTGGAGTTGCCCTGAATCAGTAGAATGGTTTCTTGAATATGCTAGGGTCTTATTCAAAAACTTTGGTGATAGAGTTAAATATTGGTTAACAATCAATGAACAAAATATGTTGACTTTAGCGGGTCAGGTTATTGGAGCACTTCATTTACCAAAAGGATGTACAAATGAAATGAAGGAGATTTACCAACAAAATCATTATATGTTGGTAGCCCAAGCAAAAGTTATGTCTTTATGTCATGACATGAATCCAGATGCAAAAATTGGTCCAGCACTAAATATCTCGTTAGTGTACGCTGCAAGTTGCAGGCCAGAAGATGTTATAGCAGCCCAAAATTTTAATGCAATAAGAAACTGGTTATATTTAGATGCATCAGTCTATGGTGTCTATAACAACCTTGTGTGGGCTTATCTTCAAGAGAATGATGCGTGTCCAGAATTTGCCGATGGAGATGCGGAAGCTCTCAAAAATGGACATCCAGACTTTATTGGATTTAATTACTATAACACGGCAACATGCCAAGAAAGTGATGGAACAGAAACTGACAATCCAGTTGCTGATCAACAAACAACAGGAGGGGCAGCGGGATTATATCGTGCATACAGAAATGAATATTTAGAAATGACAGAATTTGGCTGGGAAATAGATCCTGTAGGTTTTAGAGGAACAATTCGTGAAATTTATTCTCGATATAGATTACCTATGATTGTCTGTGAGAATGGAATAGGAGCCTATGATCAATTGGTTGACGGGAGAGTTCATGATTCTTATCGTATTCAATATCTGAGAGAACATATTGAACAGATTCAATTAGCGATCAGTGATGGTTGTGAAATGATGGGATATTGTCCTTGGTCAGCGATTGATCTGATTTCAACACATGAGGGTATGGTGAAACGTTATGGATTTATCTATGTTGATAGAGAAGAATTTGATTTAAAACAATTAAAGCGTTATCGAAAGGATTCTTTTTATTGGTATAAGAAAGTCATAGCAACACATGGCCGAGATTTGACAGATCGTTTTGAAGTGGGATAG